Genomic segment of Sodaliphilus pleomorphus:
CACGACAACGCAATTCCTGTGTCATGTTTACAATGTAGTTCTCCTCATTTCTTCCAGCCCTTGTCGAGGAAACGCTGGAAGGCCGGTATGTCCTCCTTGTAGGCAAACGGGCCCGAGAGCAGCTGCCCCTTGGTGTCGAGCACCACATAATAGGGTTGTGAGTTGCTGTCGAACTTGTGGCGCTGCAGGTAGCTCCACTTGTCGCCCACGGTCTTGAGGGTCATCTGGCGGCCGTTGTCGTTCACCACCATGGGCTTGTCGAGCGGCTTCTTGTCGTCGACCATGAGCTTGATGGTCACAAACTTGTCGGCAATGGTCTTCTTTATCTTGTCGTCGTCGAGCACTGCGCCCTCCATCTTGCGGCAATTCACACAGCCATAGCCCGAGAAGTCAACGAGCACGGGCTTGCCCAGCTTGGCAGCGGCGGCCATGCCGGCATCGTAGTCGTCATATTCTTCCTGCGTGCCGCCATAGAGGTTGAAGTCCTGGGTGTAGAGCGGTGGCACAAAGGCGCTGGTGGCCTTGAGCGGCGCTCCCCACAGGCCCGGCACAAGATAGGCGGTGAATGCCAGCGAGATGAGCCCGACGAAGAAGCGGGTCACCCCTATGCCCTGACGCGACTCGCCGTCGCTCTTGAAGCGCAGCAGGCCAAACAGGTACAGCGCCATCGCGCCGAAGATGGCTATCCACAGTGCCAAGAAGGTCTCGCGGTCGAGTACGTGCCAGCCGTAGGCCAGGTCGGCCACCGAGAGAAACTTGAGCGACAGTGCCAGCTCGATGAAGCCCAGCACTACCTTCACGGTGTTGAGCCAGCCACCGCTCTTGGGCAGCTTCTTCAACACACTGGGAAACAGGGCAAACAGGGCGAAGGGTATGGCCAGGGCTATAGAGAATCCCGTCATGCCCACCACAGGGCCGAGCATGCTGCCCTGGCTGGCAGCCTCGACCAGCAAGGTGCCTATGATGGGGCCTGTGCACGAAAACGACACGATGACCAGTGTGGCTGCCATGAAGAAGATGCTCAACAGGCCGGTCGTCTTCTCGGCCGTGGCATCCATCTTGTTGCTCCAGCTGTCGGGCAGGCGCAACTCAAAGGCTCCGAAAAACGAGATGGCAAACACTACCAGCAGCAGGAAAAAGATGATGTTGCACACGGCATTGGTGGCAAGGGCATTGAGCGCACTGGCACCAAAGATGGCCGTGAACAGCACGCCCAGCAAGAGAAATATCACGATGATCGACAGGCCGTAGGTCACGGCATTGCTCACGCTCTTGGCCCGGCTGCCGCTCTGCTTCAAGAAGAAACTCACTGTCATGGGTATCATGGGCCACACGCACGGCGTGAGCAGGGCCAGCAAGCCGCCCAGGAAGCAGGCCCAAAAGATGTACCACAGCGAGCTGTCGCTGCCAGTGGTGGTGTCGCCCGCCGTGTCTGAACTGAATCGCACAGGTGCCCAAAGCTGCGCATCGGGGGTGGCTGCGGCCGCTGCTGCCTGGACAGCCGCTGCCGAGTCGCCCGCTGCCGGCATTGCAGCGCCGGCCGCTGCTGCCTGGGCAGCAATGGCCGTGTCGGCCCCCGTTGCTTCAGGCACTGGAGCAGCCGCCTGCACCTGGGCAGTGGCCTGGGCCGCATTGCCGGCAGGCGCCTTGCCGCTTACATAGATGGGCTCGTCGGTGGGTGCCGAGCAGGTCTCG
This window contains:
- a CDS encoding protein-disulfide reductase DsbD family protein, translated to MKRKLLLTLLLVVLTSTLALARIVTPVTWTKSVKMTDAKHGVVTLTASIKPGWHLYGTNIPDGGPERTTFTWDVKGARLVGKPEPSKALVTQHDATFDMDLSWWTGTVSFRQKFEVTAPEYTISGSVHYMSCNDETCSAPTDEPIYVSGKAPAGNAAQATAQVQAAAPVPEATGADTAIAAQAAAAGAAMPAAGDSAAAVQAAAAAATPDAQLWAPVRFSSDTAGDTTTGSDSSLWYIFWACFLGGLLALLTPCVWPMIPMTVSFFLKQSGSRAKSVSNAVTYGLSIIVIFLLLGVLFTAIFGASALNALATNAVCNIIFFLLLVVFAISFFGAFELRLPDSWSNKMDATAEKTTGLLSIFFMAATLVIVSFSCTGPIIGTLLVEAASQGSMLGPVVGMTGFSIALAIPFALFALFPSVLKKLPKSGGWLNTVKVVLGFIELALSLKFLSVADLAYGWHVLDRETFLALWIAIFGAMALYLFGLLRFKSDGESRQGIGVTRFFVGLISLAFTAYLVPGLWGAPLKATSAFVPPLYTQDFNLYGGTQEEYDDYDAGMAAAAKLGKPVLVDFSGYGCVNCRKMEGAVLDDDKIKKTIADKFVTIKLMVDDKKPLDKPMVVNDNGRQMTLKTVGDKWSYLQRHKFDSNSQPYYVVLDTKGQLLSGPFAYKEDIPAFQRFLDKGWKK